A window from Mytilus galloprovincialis chromosome 8, xbMytGall1.hap1.1, whole genome shotgun sequence encodes these proteins:
- the LOC143043790 gene encoding E3 ubiquitin-protein ligase mib1-like yields the protein MDADLDTENSDRLNKDLIEAAKNGDIKAVSKCLQKGALINYVDQSDNLTALHCASANGHKTIVSVLLDNGADLNDSTPDGWSILHTAALYGHKEIVSELLDRGSNPNAITRTFGVSVLYCAVQNGQKEIVAELLHNGCDPSRLMDYLRK from the exons ATGGATGCTGACCTGGACACCGAGAATAGTGATCGTTTAAATAAA gatCTGATTGAAGCTGCTAAAAATGGTGACATAAAAGCAGTAAGCAAATGCCTTCAGAAAGGAGCACTGATAAATTATGTAGACCAATCCGAT aactTGACAGCACTTCATTGTGCGTCTGCAAATGGACACAAGACCATCGTTTCAGTTTTACTTGACAATGGCGCCGATTTAAATGACTCAACACCTGAT GGCTGGTCAATACTTCATACAGCAGCATTGTATGGACACAAAGAAATTGTTTCTGAACTCCTTGACAGAGGATCAAACCCAAACGCAATTACGCGAACATTT GGCGTGTCTGTACTCTATTGTGCAGTTCAGAATGGACAAAAGGAAATAGTGGCTGAACTTCTTCACAACGGCTGTGATCCAAGCAGATTGATGGACTAT